The sequence below is a genomic window from Streptosporangium lutulentum.
TGCGCAAGACGCCCAGCGTCTCCTGCGTGTTCATCTGCCACGACGGCCACGGCCGGGTGCTGCTGGCCCGACGCGGAGCCGGAGCGCGGGACGAGCCCGGCACCTGGGACTGCGGCGCCGGGGCGCTGGAGTACGGAGAGTCGTTCGAGGCGGCCGTCGCGCGAGAGGTCCGCGAGGAATACTCGACCGGCGCGCTGGAGATCGAGACCATCGGCGTTCGCAACGTCCTGCGGGAGGAGCCGGCCTCCCACTGGGTCGCGGTGATCTTCGCTGTCAGGATCGACCGCGCCGAGGCCGCCATCGGCGAGCCCCACAAGTTCGACGAGCTGGGCTGGTTCCCGCCGGACGCGCTGCCGCACCCGCTGCACTCACAGCTCGCGGAGAGCCTCAGGCTCTTCCGCGCGTGGCAGGAGGCGTAGGAAGCCGGCCCGCTCAGAGATGATCAAGATGCTGCCGGTGGCGTAGTCGTGTGACGCCTGCGGCCTTGGCTGCTTCGGCGGCCAGGGCGTCTTGGCCGATGGTGAGCCGGCGGACGGTCTCCGCATGGACACGCACGAGTTTCGTAGCCCGATGTTCTCTTGGCGGACCCCTTTGACAAACGCCAACCGGTCGCCTGGCGGTTCCCCCAAAAACGGATCATGGAACGATGGTGTCATGAGTGATCATCAGTCTGGCCTGCTCATCGACATGAACCCGCTACCGGACGGAATGGGACAGCGTCTCCTCGAACAGCTCACGTTTTTGATCGAGGTGGACCGGTTGAAGACGGTTCTTCGGCAGTCACCTCTGGCGTCGGCGGATCGTCGTGAGAACGATGCCGAGCATTCCTGGCACCTGGCGATGATGGTCGTTGTCCTCGCCGAGTACTCCGACGAGCCGATCGACGTCGGGCACACCGTACAACTCGTGCTTGTGCACGACCTGGTGGAGATCTACGCCGGAGACACCCCACTGTATGACGCAGTGAGCGGCAATGATCAGGAGGAGCGGGAGATCCGCGCCGCGGATCGGCTGTTTGGCCTGCTGCCTGCCGATCAGGGGACACGGATACGGGCTCTTTGGGATGAATTCGAGGCCCGGCGTACTCCTGAGGCGCGCTTCGCAAAGGCAATGGACCGGTTTCAGCCACTGCTCTTGAACTGGATGGCACGCGGTGGAACCTGGCAGAGCCCCGGAGTCACGGCTGAGGACATCAGATCGCGTAAGGCAGTGATCGGGGATGCCGCCTCGTCCCTATGGGACGTGGGCCGTCAGCTCATCGACGAAGGAGAACGACGGGGCTGGGCACGGCCCGGCACACCACCGTCTCCTCAGGAAGCGGAGCGGCCGGCACCGATGCGCAGGACTCCCAAGGTGCCATGAAACGGGCGGGGCAACCTCGTAGACGGCGGTGCGGCCCCAGGGCGGCGGATTGGCTGGGTACGGCGCGTATGCGGTGCGGCGGGCGGCCCGAGCCACCTGCCGACCGGCGCCCACGCCACACGCCTGCACGCCCGGACGACGGGCGACGGGCGGCGGGCAGCGGGCGGCGGGCGGCGGGCGGCGGGCGGCGGGCGGCGAAGGGCCGGGTACGGCGGCGCGATGCCGCTTGATCTACCTTGATCTACACGGATCGACCCGCACAGAGCTTGATCTACACAGAATGGTTCGGCGATGTCCCGTGGCGCCGTGATCGAAGCTGTCAGCCCTCACGCACGTCGATCGGCCCGGCGAGCAGCCGTTCCAGCTCGTGGCCGGCCTCGTCGGACCCGGCGTCCCACAGCCGCTGCAGCTCCCGCAGGTCACCCGCCGCGACCGCGCGTCGTGTGAGCAGGTGCCCGGCCCGCACGCAGCCCTCGTCCAGCAGGTCGCTCAGTTCTTCGAGGTCGCCCCGGGCGTCGGCGAGGTCGGCCAGGCGGCCCAGGGCCGTCTCATTGCCCTCGTCGGCCAGCGCGCGGAGGGTGTCCCGGTCAAGGTTCGTGTTCACCATGGCTCCATGCTGCAACCCTGCCCTTGGGGCAAGGTCAAGTGGGAGAACATGGAGAGGTGATTACCATCGGCCGGCTCGCCCGGTACGCCGGCGTTTCGATCAAGACGATTCGGGTCTACCACGACAAGGGGCTGCTGCCCGAGCCCGACCGTGACTCCTCCGGTTACCGGCGGTACACCGCCCGGCACGCCATCGAATTGATCAAGATCCGCACCCTGGCCGAAGCCGGGGTGCCCCTGGCCCGCATCCGGGACCTTCGCGCCGCCTCCGCTGAGGACTTCCACGAGGCGCTTCGCCACGTGGACGCCGACCTCACCGCCCGGATCCGCGGCTTGCGAGAGACCCAGCGGCGGCTGCGACGGCTCGCGGCCGGCCGCCTCCAGATGCTTCCCCCCGAGGTCGGCGACCACCTGGAGCGGCTGCCCGGACATGGGTTCAGCCCGCGCTGGGTCGCCCTGGAGACCGACCTGTGGATTCTGCTCTTCGCCGCTCACCCCGATACCGCCATCGAGTCGTTCCACGACCAGGCCCAGTCCCTCACCGATCCCGCGCTCCGCCGGCTCTACCTCGAATACGACCGCGCCCACGACCTCGACCCGCACGATCCCCGCGTCGACGATCTCGCCCGGCGCATCGTCCGTGCGACCCGGGGACGATACGGATCCGGCGATCTTCCTGGACAGGACACCGGCTCCGAGATCCCGGCGATGCTCCAAGGAGTGGTCAACGCCTCGTCCCCGGCATGGCGACGGCTCGACGCCCTGATCCGAGACGAGCTCTTCCGCACCTGAGGCCGGCATTCACCGCCACGCCGCCACGGGGCCCGGCACCCGGATCCACGGACCGGACCTCCGTCGGCACGGGTCGTCCCCCGATCCGGTCGATGTCCCGTCGCCGGTCAGGGGGACGGTGAAGGACGAGCCCGCCTCACTCCTGAGGCCGGTCTTCGACGGTCTTCGCGACCTGGGCGTAGGTGGTCAGGAGGAGGTCCCAGAAGCGGCCGGCGTCGAGGGAGGTGCCGACCAGGGCGTTGGGGGTGCGGTCCACGGGCCGGAAGTCGGTCACGGTCATGCCGGAGGTGAAGCGCCCCGCCGTCTCCACGTCGACGACGGCGGGCTCGACCGTGATCAGTGACGGGTCGATCAGGTAGGCGATCGCGCAGGCGTCGTGGATCGCGGGCCCGCTGTCGGCGGTGATCACGCCGTAGTACTCCACGCACGGGATGAGCAGGTCGGTGCCGAGCCTGCCCATGGTCCGCATGCGGTCGGCCACCGCCTCCGTGGTCATGGCACCGCGGCTCACGTCAAGACCGATCATGGTCACCGTCCAGCCGGCGTCGAAGACGATCGCGGCGGCCTCCGGGTCGGCGGCGATGTTGAACTCGGCGGCGGGAGAGAAGTTGCCCCGGGTGTAGGACCCGCCGAGGATCGTGAGTCCCTTCGCCCAGTCGACGATCCTCGGTTCCTTGAGCACGGCGAGCGCCACGTTGGTCAGCGGGCCGATGGCGACCAGGGTCACCTCGCCGGGGGCGGCCCTGAGCGTCTCGACGATGAAGTCGACGGCGTGCCCGCCGGACACCGGGAGCGTCGCCGGGGGCAGCAGCGCGGCGCCGAGACCCGAGGGGCCGTGGACCCTGGCCGCGTCCACCCGGGTGCGCAGGAGGGCGCCCGCGCTGCCCGGCGTGATCGGGACGCCGGTGAATCCGAGGAACTCGCGGAGTCGCAGCGCGTTGTCGGTGGTTCCGGCCAGACCGACGTTGCCGCCGACCGTGGTGATCCCCAGGATCTCCAGATCGGGGCTTCCGTGGGCGAGGACGATCGCCAGCGCGTCGTCGATTCCCGGGTCACAGTCAATGATGATCTTTTGGGGGCGCACCTGTTCAGCTTGAATCAATCAGCCCATATACGGCAAATCGGAAATAGCAGCCGCGAGGACTTCCGAGGTGCCGGCGAGAACACGCCGGGACGCTCGCCCGTAGCGGCCCGGCAGCCGGACCCGGCCGCCCCTCCCCCGCCGGGAAGGTCAGGCGCGTTCGTCCGGCTTGACGACGTCCGGGCTCGCCAGCTCCGGGGACCGGTGCTCGTACGGCGTGCTGAGCACGACCGTCGTGCGGGTGGAGACGTTGGCCGCGGTGCGGATCTGGTTGAGCAGCTCCTCCAGCCCGATCGGCGAGGCCACCCGGACCTTGAGGATGTAGCTCTCGTCTCCGGCCACGCTGTGACAGGCCTCGATGGCGCTCAGATGGGCCAGCCGGTCGGGGGCGTCGTCGGCGGCGGCGGGGTCTATCGGTTTGATGGACACGAACGCGGTGAGCGAGAGCCCGATCGCGTCATAGTCCACCAGCGCGGCATACCCCCGCAGCACCCCGCGTTTCTCCAGCCGACGCACTCGCTGATGCACCGCCGACACCGACAGCCCGGTCTCCCTGGCAAGATCGGTAAAGCTCATCCGGCCGTCGCCGGCCAGCAACGTCACGATCTGGCGGTCGATCTCCTCCACGCGGTCAACGGTAACGGCACCCGGAGGTCATACGCACCGCCCCATGGTCACGGCATGGTCCCAACCATGCCCGTCCTCGGTGAGGCCGGTCTTCCGGGCCGGGCGAGCCGTGCCGTACGGGCCGATGTCAGACGGTGCCGCCGGAGGCCGCGACCGTCTCCTCCGAGGTCTCCGTCTTCGGCGAGCCGGCCGTGACGGGCAGGGTGAGGACGAAGCGGGTCCCGTCCCGGTACTCGGTGTCCAGCCAGATCCTGCCGCGGTGATGCTCCACGATCTTCCGGCAGAGTGCCAGGCCGATCCCCGTGCCCTCGTAGGCGTCCCGCTGGTGCAGCCGCTGGAAGATCACGAAGATCTTGTCGGCGAAGTTGGGCGGGATGCCGATCCCGTTGTCGGTCACGGTCATCCACCACTTCCCGTCACGCTCCTCCGCCTCGATCCGGACGCGGGGCGCGCGGCCGGGACTGCGGAACTTCAGGGAGTTGCCGATCAGGTTCTGCCAGAGCATCACGAGCTTGGTCCGGTCACCGATCACCACCGGCAGGTCTCCGACCTCGACCTCGGCCTCGGATTCCTCCACCGCGGCCGCGAGGTTGGCCAGGGCCCGCTCGACCACGTCGTTCAGATCCGTCTCGACGGGCTCCTGGTTGACCCGGCCCACCCTGGAGAAGGTGAGCAGCTCGTTGATGAGCACCTGCATGCGCTTGGCTCCGTCGACGGCGAAGTCGATGTAGGTGTTGGCCCTGTCGTCGAGCTGGGAGGCGTAGCGCTGCTGCAACATCTGGCAGAAGGAGGCGACCTTGCGCAGCGGCTCCTGCAGGTCGTGGGAGGCCACGTAGGCGAACTGCTCCAGCTCGGCGTTGGAGCGCTTCAGCTCCTCGGCCTGCGCGGCGAGCTGCTGCCGGGAGACGCGGGTCTCCTCCAGCTCGGCGACGATCCGCCTGCGCATCGCCTCCATGTCGCGGGCCAGCTCGGCGAGGTCGGCGGGTCCGCCGGTGTCGACGTGATGCTCGAAGTCCCCGTTGGTCACGCGACGCGACGCCTCCCTCAGCCGGGTCAGGGGGCGGAACACCGCGATCCGCAGCAGCACGGCCATCGTCACGATGGTGATCAGGAAGGCGAGCAAAATGGCGAAGAAGGTCAGGTCCCGTGCCCAGCGGGCGGTGGCCAGTTCGGCGCGCGCGTCCTCCCTGGCCTGGGTCCAGGCGGCGTTCTGGGCGTCGAGCGCCTTTCTGACCATGTCGAAGACCCGCTTGCCCTCCTCGGTCCGTTCCGTGCCGACCGTCTCCGGTCCCGTGCCCCTGACGTCCGCGATCATCGGTTCCGCCTGCTGGAAGCGCCACTCGTCGCTCAGCCGCTCCACGTCGTCGAGCCTCCGCAGCAGCTCCGCGGCCGGTTTCAGTGTCCTGATCTGCTGCGCCGTGTTGAGTTCGTCGCGGCGGCCGTCCACGTACGGCTGGAGG
It includes:
- a CDS encoding HD domain-containing protein; the protein is MSDHQSGLLIDMNPLPDGMGQRLLEQLTFLIEVDRLKTVLRQSPLASADRRENDAEHSWHLAMMVVVLAEYSDEPIDVGHTVQLVLVHDLVEIYAGDTPLYDAVSGNDQEEREIRAADRLFGLLPADQGTRIRALWDEFEARRTPEARFAKAMDRFQPLLLNWMARGGTWQSPGVTAEDIRSRKAVIGDAASSLWDVGRQLIDEGERRGWARPGTPPSPQEAERPAPMRRTPKVP
- a CDS encoding sensor histidine kinase, producing the protein MTTETPPSGTRQSRWSAQTWFNVVLLSMAVLLAVSAVVGAAALGNAASASNRLIDGISMGRIQAERLQTTLVNQETGMRGFVLTGKEEFLQPYVDGRRDELNTAQQIRTLKPAAELLRRLDDVERLSDEWRFQQAEPMIADVRGTGPETVGTERTEEGKRVFDMVRKALDAQNAAWTQAREDARAELATARWARDLTFFAILLAFLITIVTMAVLLRIAVFRPLTRLREASRRVTNGDFEHHVDTGGPADLAELARDMEAMRRRIVAELEETRVSRQQLAAQAEELKRSNAELEQFAYVASHDLQEPLRKVASFCQMLQQRYASQLDDRANTYIDFAVDGAKRMQVLINELLTFSRVGRVNQEPVETDLNDVVERALANLAAAVEESEAEVEVGDLPVVIGDRTKLVMLWQNLIGNSLKFRSPGRAPRVRIEAEERDGKWWMTVTDNGIGIPPNFADKIFVIFQRLHQRDAYEGTGIGLALCRKIVEHHRGRIWLDTEYRDGTRFVLTLPVTAGSPKTETSEETVAASGGTV
- a CDS encoding Lrp/AsnC family transcriptional regulator; translation: MEEIDRQIVTLLAGDGRMSFTDLARETGLSVSAVHQRVRRLEKRGVLRGYAALVDYDAIGLSLTAFVSIKPIDPAAADDAPDRLAHLSAIEACHSVAGDESYILKVRVASPIGLEELLNQIRTAANVSTRTTVVLSTPYEHRSPELASPDVVKPDERA
- a CDS encoding NUDIX domain-containing protein, with product MSSVPSSNGPARLSEPGTEQVRKTPSVSCVFICHDGHGRVLLARRGAGARDEPGTWDCGAGALEYGESFEAAVAREVREEYSTGALEIETIGVRNVLREEPASHWVAVIFAVRIDRAEAAIGEPHKFDELGWFPPDALPHPLHSQLAESLRLFRAWQEA
- a CDS encoding MerR family transcriptional regulator, with translation MITIGRLARYAGVSIKTIRVYHDKGLLPEPDRDSSGYRRYTARHAIELIKIRTLAEAGVPLARIRDLRAASAEDFHEALRHVDADLTARIRGLRETQRRLRRLAAGRLQMLPPEVGDHLERLPGHGFSPRWVALETDLWILLFAAHPDTAIESFHDQAQSLTDPALRRLYLEYDRAHDLDPHDPRVDDLARRIVRATRGRYGSGDLPGQDTGSEIPAMLQGVVNASSPAWRRLDALIRDELFRT
- a CDS encoding nucleoside hydrolase — translated: MRPQKIIIDCDPGIDDALAIVLAHGSPDLEILGITTVGGNVGLAGTTDNALRLREFLGFTGVPITPGSAGALLRTRVDAARVHGPSGLGAALLPPATLPVSGGHAVDFIVETLRAAPGEVTLVAIGPLTNVALAVLKEPRIVDWAKGLTILGGSYTRGNFSPAAEFNIAADPEAAAIVFDAGWTVTMIGLDVSRGAMTTEAVADRMRTMGRLGTDLLIPCVEYYGVITADSGPAIHDACAIAYLIDPSLITVEPAVVDVETAGRFTSGMTVTDFRPVDRTPNALVGTSLDAGRFWDLLLTTYAQVAKTVEDRPQE